From Chitinophagaceae bacterium, one genomic window encodes:
- a CDS encoding acyl-CoA dehydrogenase family protein produces the protein MRQDTFESPDFYNIDDLLTEEQKMIRSSIRTFVKKEITPFIEKWCQNNEFPKHIVQKFGEVGVFGPTIPSEYGGGGLDYTSYGLIMQEIERGDSGMRSTVSVQSSLVMFPIYAFGSEEQKRKYLPKLGSGKMLGCFGLTEPDFGSNPSGMLTNIKDAGEYYLLNGAKMWISNAPQADIAVVWAKDETGRIQGLIVERGMEGFSTPETHGKWSLRASCTGELVFHNVKIPKKNILPHKSGLGAPMMCLDKARFGIAWGAMGAAMDCYDAAKKYALQRVQFEKPIASFQLIQKKLAEMLTEITKAQLINWRLAKLMDEGKATTPQISLAKRNAIENALTIAREARQIHGAMGITDEYPMMRHMMNLESVLTYEGTHDIHLLILGNYITGIPAFK, from the coding sequence ATGAGACAAGATACCTTTGAATCACCCGATTTTTATAACATAGACGACCTTTTGACAGAAGAACAAAAGATGATAAGAAGCAGCATCAGAACTTTCGTAAAAAAAGAAATAACACCTTTCATAGAAAAATGGTGCCAAAATAACGAATTTCCTAAACACATAGTTCAAAAATTTGGAGAAGTAGGAGTCTTCGGCCCCACTATCCCTTCCGAATACGGAGGCGGCGGATTAGATTACACCTCTTACGGTCTTATAATGCAAGAAATAGAACGAGGAGACAGCGGTATGCGGTCAACGGTATCCGTACAAAGTTCATTAGTAATGTTTCCCATCTATGCCTTCGGAAGTGAGGAGCAGAAAAGAAAATATTTACCAAAACTAGGAAGCGGAAAGATGCTCGGATGCTTTGGACTAACCGAACCTGACTTTGGCTCTAATCCTTCAGGAATGCTTACCAATATAAAAGACGCAGGAGAATACTATCTCTTAAACGGAGCAAAAATGTGGATATCCAATGCTCCTCAAGCCGATATAGCTGTCGTCTGGGCAAAGGACGAAACAGGAAGGATACAAGGATTAATAGTAGAAAGAGGAATGGAAGGATTTTCTACACCAGAAACACACGGAAAATGGTCACTCCGAGCCAGCTGCACAGGAGAACTCGTCTTTCATAATGTGAAAATTCCAAAAAAAAATATCCTTCCTCACAAAAGTGGATTAGGGGCACCTATGATGTGCCTCGATAAAGCACGATTCGGAATCGCATGGGGAGCAATGGGAGCAGCTATGGATTGTTATGATGCTGCTAAAAAATATGCTTTACAGAGAGTACAATTCGAAAAACCAATCGCTTCTTTTCAACTCATCCAAAAAAAACTTGCCGAAATGCTCACCGAAATAACAAAAGCACAACTCATAAATTGGCGACTAGCCAAACTGATGGACGAAGGAAAAGCAACAACCCCACAAATATCTCTCGCTAAAAGAAACGCCATAGAAAATGCCCTTACCATAGCAAGAGAAGCAAGGCAAATCCACGGAGCGATGGGGATTACAGACGAATACCCTATGATGAGACACATGATGAACTTAGAATCCGTCCTCACATACGAGGGAACTCACGATATACATCTCCTTATACTCGGAAACTATATAACGGGTATTCCCGCTTTCAAATAA
- a CDS encoding GatB/YqeY domain-containing protein, translated as MNLKNKIDAEIKTSMLQKNQERLRALRSIKSLILLAETEKGNKIEIDEATEISLLSKASKQRKDSLTIYKEQGREDLAKKEQDELDVIHEFLPSQLSEEEIKKEIQNIITTIGAKTPQEAGKVIGVAMKNLAGKADGKIISTIVKKLLP; from the coding sequence ATGAATTTAAAAAACAAAATAGATGCAGAAATAAAAACTTCTATGCTCCAGAAAAATCAAGAGAGATTACGAGCATTGAGAAGTATTAAATCACTCATTTTATTAGCCGAAACAGAAAAAGGAAATAAAATAGAGATAGACGAAGCAACAGAAATATCGCTCCTTTCTAAAGCCTCAAAACAAAGAAAGGACTCACTTACCATTTATAAAGAACAAGGAAGGGAAGACCTTGCAAAAAAAGAACAAGACGAGTTGGATGTTATACACGAATTCTTACCCTCACAACTTTCTGAAGAAGAAATAAAAAAAGAAATTCAAAACATAATAACGACCATTGGGGCGAAAACACCACAAGAAGCAGGAAAAGTTATTGGAGTAGCAATGAAAAACCTTGCAGGCAAAGCAGACGGAAAAATTATATCCACCATAGTAAAAAAACTATTACCATAA
- a CDS encoding GNAT family N-acetyltransferase encodes MNIIEVIKITKDEISQLQKIGRQTFHETFSESNTEENMQNYLEEGFSTNKLRHELDNENSEFYFAKLDNEVIGYLKFNFGQSQTELKNEKALEIERIYVLKEFHGKKVGQILYNKAIEIAKQKSVNFVWLGVWEENPRAINFYKKNGFVEFDKHIFKLGNDEQTDIMMKLKLTNN; translated from the coding sequence ATGAATATAATTGAGGTAATAAAAATTACGAAAGACGAAATTTCCCAATTACAAAAAATTGGTAGACAAACTTTTCACGAAACCTTTTCCGAAAGTAACACCGAAGAAAATATGCAAAATTATTTGGAGGAAGGATTTTCTACAAATAAATTGAGACATGAACTTGATAACGAAAATTCAGAATTTTATTTCGCCAAACTTGACAACGAAGTAATCGGATATTTAAAATTCAACTTTGGACAATCACAAACAGAACTAAAGAACGAAAAGGCACTTGAAATTGAAAGAATTTATGTTTTAAAAGAATTCCACGGAAAGAAAGTTGGACAAATTCTTTACAACAAAGCCATTGAAATTGCCAAGCAGAAAAGTGTAAATTTTGTTTGGTTAGGTGTTTGGGAAGAAAATCCAAGAGCTATTAACTTTTACAAGAAAAATGGTTTTGTAGAATTTGACAAACATATTTTCAAACTTGGCAATGACGAACAAACCGACATAATGATGAAACTAAAATTGACAAATAACTAA